Sequence from the Flavobacteriales bacterium genome:
ACTTTTTCACCATTGGTTTGGTGATTTGGTAACTTGTGAATCTTGGGCAAACCTTCTTTTGAACGAATCCTTTGCAACATATGGCGAATACATTTGGAGGGAAAAGTGGCTTGGGAGACTTGAGGCAGATATGCATCTAGAAAATGATCTCCAAAACTATTTGAATGAATCAAGAGTTGAACAAAAAGACATGATTCGCTTTAATTACGAAGACAAAGAAGATATGTTTGATAACCATTCGTATGCAAAAGGCGGGCGAATATTACACATGTTGCGGTACTATCTTGGTGATGACGCCTTTTACAGCGGGCTGCAAAAATATCTTGAAGACAACGCTTTTAAAACGGTAGAAATTCACCAATTGAGGCTGGCCATGGAAGAGGTATCGGGCGAGGATTTGAATTGGTTTTTTAACCAATGGTTTTTAGCTTCTGGACACCCTATTTTGGCAGTCGACTATAAGTACAATGAAGCTAAAAAACAACAAACGGTAATTGTTGAGCAAATTCAAGATCAAGGCACCACCCCTGTTTATAGACTGCCTTTTAACATTGATATTTATGAGGACGGACAAACAAAAAGACACGGTGTAACCATGACGGAGTCAAAACACGAATTCGTGTTTGATGTGAACAGTAAACCAATAAATATCATTGTTGACGCGGAGCACGTCTTATTGGCTGAGGTTTTCGAAGAAAAACCTGATGATTGGTGGATAGAACAAATGCATTCACCCTTATATATGGACATGGTGTTTGCGCTCCGAAATGTAGGTGAAAAAGGTAAAGAAAACGCCATTCTTCACGCCCTAAACAACAATAACCGGCCCATTCAGCTTGCGGGAATTGAAGGGGCGGAATCATTTAAAAATAAAGAAGACCTTTCTGGTATTATTGAGCAACAAGCTAAGTACAATACAAATACCGAGGTTAGGTCTCAAGCGATACTGTTTTTATCAGAACTAGAAAACAGTTCAGAATACGAAGAGCTTTTTGAAGAAGCTATAGCTGAAAAATCTCTTTATGTTTCGGGCGCTGGTTTAAAAGGCTTGTCTAAATTAAATTCAGAAAAGGCCCTTGAACTAGCAAAGGATTTGGAAGACGATTTACCAAGAGTTGTTTCCGATCTTTATGCCGATTATGGCGGGATTGATAAAATGGAATTTCTCAAAAATCAATTGTTAAGTTCTAACGGTTATAAGCAATATTACGCCTCTATGTATTACTCATCCTTTTTGAAAAGACAAGACCTAAATGTAATGCTAGATGGTGTTCCCGCTTTAGAAAGCACTTTAGAAAACGCTCAATCTTGGATGAAGCGAGTAAAAACATATTTGTTCAATGATTTAAAAGCAGACATCAGTACAAAGCTAAAAACAGAAAAAGACGCAGAGCTTAAAGAAAAAGGCAAAGCAACAATAAAGAGGTTTAAAATTGCAAAAACAATGGGCCTATAATAAGGAGGGGTTTTGATTTTGGGAGTTTTCATAACCCCTGTCAACCTCATGATGTTTTTCAGCTTCAGCAGCAGCAACCGCTAGCTTATCACAACGCTCGTTTTCCACATTATTATTGTGGCCTTTTACCCATATAAATTTAACGTTGTGTTTATTGTATATTTTTAAGAAACGTTTCCAGAGGTCGGCATTCTTTTTTTTGTCAAAAAACTTCTTTTCCCAAGCGAATACCCATCTTTTTTCGACCGCGTCAACCACATATTTTGAGTCTGAAAAAACAAGCACATCCATAGGTCGAGCTTTTAGCATTTCTAAAGCGACGATAACACTCAATAACTCCATTCGGTTATTGGTGGTTTTTCTAAAACCTTTAGCCACCTCTTTTCTATGCCCCTCATCTGAAAGAAGAACAATACCGTAGCCGCCAGGACCAGGGTTTCCTTTAGATGAGCCGTCAGTATATATTTTAATACCCATTAGTTAAACAAGACTTTAATGTTACTACTAAATAATTTGATAGCGATAGCTAAAAGCACAATACCAAACACCTTTCTCAGTATAGCAATTCCGCCAGCACCTAATAAGCGTTCAATTTTTCCAGTAAGCTTCAAAACAACAAACACCAAAAGGATATTTAAGAAAATAGCAGCGGCTATATTTATTGCTTCAAATTCTGCCCTAAGAGAAAGTATAGTAGTCATTGAGCCCGCTCCAGCTATGATAGGAAAAGCTAAAGGCACAATGGAGGCTGTTTTTGCAGTAGAGCCATCATCCTTAAACAGGTTAACATTTAGCACCATTTCCAAGGCTATAATAAATATAATTATGGAACCAGCAACCGCGAAGGAGTTAACATCAATGCCAATAAAGCCTATCAATTGCTCACCTAAGATTAAAAAACCTAGCATAATTAGTAGAGAAACAATACTTGCTCTTAAGGATGATATTTCACCAGCTTTCCGTTTGATGTCCAAAATGATAGGTATAGAGCCGAGGATATCTATTACAGCGAACAGCACCATAAAAGCCGTAGCAACCTCATTAAGTATTAAATTCATAACGAATGGTTTTTTCAATAATTAGCGGAAAATAAGTGTGTTCAAGCTGTTGTATTTTTTTCGATAAGCTATTTATTGTTTCACCCTCATCAATAGCTATAGATTTTTGAAAAATGATTTTACCTTCATCATATTCGTTAGAAACATAATGAATGCTAATACCGCTTTCCACCTCATTATTATCTAATACAGCCTTGTGAACATGTGTCCCAAACATACCCTTGCCACCAAATTTTGGCAACAGTGAAGGATGAATATTTATAATTTTGTTTTTGTAAGAATCAACCAAATCAATAGGAATTTGTCG
This genomic interval carries:
- a CDS encoding M1 family peptidase; the encoded protein is MNGEELQYDYDNLLLDIQLDRVYDRTEEYTITIKYTAKPNELAVEGSNAITDAKGLCFINPLGEDKNKPMQIWTQGETEASSCWFPTIDSPNERTTQDIDITVKNKFTTLSNGLLLKSVDNEDGTRTDFWEQKLGHTPYLAMMAIGEFNITYDNWKDKDVTYYLEDDYHKNARAIFGRTPEMIDYFSNLLGVDYPCEKYAQVVVRDFVSGAMENTTAVIHGEFVQMTERELVDRHEDDIIAHELFHHWFGDLVTCESWANLLLNESFATYGEYIWREKWLGRLEADMHLENDLQNYLNESRVEQKDMIRFNYEDKEDMFDNHSYAKGGRILHMLRYYLGDDAFYSGLQKYLEDNAFKTVEIHQLRLAMEEVSGEDLNWFFNQWFLASGHPILAVDYKYNEAKKQQTVIVEQIQDQGTTPVYRLPFNIDIYEDGQTKRHGVTMTESKHEFVFDVNSKPINIIVDAEHVLLAEVFEEKPDDWWIEQMHSPLYMDMVFALRNVGEKGKENAILHALNNNNRPIQLAGIEGAESFKNKEDLSGIIEQQAKYNTNTEVRSQAILFLSELENSSEYEELFEEAIAEKSLYVSGAGLKGLSKLNSEKALELAKDLEDDLPRVVSDLYADYGGIDKMEFLKNQLLSSNGYKQYYASMYYSSFLKRQDLNVMLDGVPALESTLENAQSWMKRVKTYLFNDLKADISTKLKTEKDAELKEKGKATIKRFKIAKTMGL
- the rnhA gene encoding ribonuclease HI, producing MGIKIYTDGSSKGNPGPGGYGIVLLSDEGHRKEVAKGFRKTTNNRMELLSVIVALEMLKARPMDVLVFSDSKYVVDAVEKRWVFAWEKKFFDKKKNADLWKRFLKIYNKHNVKFIWVKGHNNNVENERCDKLAVAAAEAEKHHEVDRGYENSQNQNPSLL
- a CDS encoding MarC family protein translates to MNLILNEVATAFMVLFAVIDILGSIPIILDIKRKAGEISSLRASIVSLLIMLGFLILGEQLIGFIGIDVNSFAVAGSIIIFIIALEMVLNVNLFKDDGSTAKTASIVPLAFPIIAGAGSMTTILSLRAEFEAINIAAAIFLNILLVFVVLKLTGKIERLLGAGGIAILRKVFGIVLLAIAIKLFSSNIKVLFN
- a CDS encoding phosphoribosylglycinamide formyltransferase: MGKFRLAIFISGKGSNALNIIKYFKGNDAIEVALVLSNKTGAEGLKNAQKMGVDTIVFNNETFKKSGEIDTYLRSLGIDFIVLAGFLRQIPIDLVDSYKNKIINIHPSLLPKFGGKGMFGTHVHKAVLDNNEVESGISIHYVSNEYDEGKIIFQKSIAIDEGETINSLSKKIQQLEHTYFPLIIEKTIRYEFNT